GCCTCCATCTCGGTTGCCTCCTCGACGAGTTGGGCGGAGCGGTGGCGGACCGTGCTCTGGCTGGAGGTGCGGCTCCTGATCTCGGCCGCGGCGATCATGGCCCTCTGGCTGCCCGTGGCGTCGATCGAGCTCGTCCTGTCGGCGACGGGCAGGCCTCCGGCAGGACTGGTGGAGGGCATGAGCCCGCACTGGTGGAACGCGCTGCTCGCACCGCTGCCGCTCATACCGCTGTTCGTCCTGGTGGTGCTCGGCGGCCGGCTCAGTACGGCGGCCGCCCGGTGGCTCCTCGGCCCGTCGCCGACGGACCGGCTCAGTGTGCTGGAGGAGCTGACCGAGCAGTTGTTGGAGCGCAATCGCATGGCGCGGGAGCTGCACGATTCCATCGGCCATGCGCTGACGGTGGCGGTGGTGCAGGCCGGTGCGGCGCGGGCGGCGAACGATCCGGCGTTCACCGAGCGGGCGCTGGCCGCCATCGAGGAGACGGGGCGTGATGCGCTGGAGGACCTGGAGCGGGTGTTACGGGTGCTGCGTGAATCCGGCACGCCCGTGAGCCGGCGGCCGACGCTGGGAGAGGCGGAGCGGCTGCTGGACTCCGCGAGGAGTTCCGGGGCGCGGGTGGATGCGCGGGTGTCGGGCGATCTCGGACTGGTCCCGGCGCCGGTTTCGCGGGAGGGGTATCGGATTCTTCAGGAGAGCCTCACCAATGTGCTCCGTCACGCGGGGCCGGTACCCATCCGGGTGAGCATCGCGGTGGCCGACGGGAGGCTGGAGTTGGAGGTGATCAATCCGCTCTCCGGAGCGGCCGGTCTGCCGGGGAGCGGCAGTGGGCTGCGCGGGATGCGTGAGCGGGCCGCGCTGCTGGGCGGGAAGGCTCGGATGGAGTCGCGGGAGGGCGATTGGCGGGTGCGCGTGAGCCTCCCGCTGGACGGCATACGCTGGTCGGATGCCCTTCACCGTTCTTCTGGTCGATGACGAGCCGCTGGTACGCGCCGGACTGCGTGCCGTGCTGGAGGCCCAGCCCGACATCGAGGTGGTGGGCGAGGCGGCGGACGGCGCTGCGGTGCTCCCCCTGGTGAACCGCTTGCGGCCCGATGTGGTGGCGATGGATGTGCGGATGCCGCTGATGGACGGCATCGAGGCGACCCGGCTGGTGCTGCGTACCGTGTCGGATCCCCCGAAGATCCTGGTGGTGA
The nucleotide sequence above comes from Streptomyces sp. NBC_01116. Encoded proteins:
- a CDS encoding sensor histidine kinase, producing the protein MHRILTPLTSAVTYSRWLHMFIPAAAVSVWFFISDQLWMPLLFAVPVGLIPAMRLEEGLQAQLLLAPSERGQPDASISVASSTSWAERWRTVLWLEVRLLISAAAIMALWLPVASIELVLSATGRPPAGLVEGMSPHWWNALLAPLPLIPLFVLVVLGGRLSTAAARWLLGPSPTDRLSVLEELTEQLLERNRMARELHDSIGHALTVAVVQAGAARAANDPAFTERALAAIEETGRDALEDLERVLRVLRESGTPVSRRPTLGEAERLLDSARSSGARVDARVSGDLGLVPAPVSREGYRILQESLTNVLRHAGPVPIRVSIAVADGRLELEVINPLSGAAGLPGSGSGLRGMRERAALLGGKARMESREGDWRVRVSLPLDGIRWSDALHRSSGR